Proteins found in one Saccharomyces kudriavzevii IFO 1802 strain IFO1802 genome assembly, chromosome: 11 genomic segment:
- the PUT3 gene encoding Put3p (similar to Saccharomyces cerevisiae PUT3 (YKL015W); ancestral locus Anc_2.654) has translation MVTDQESRQPIFSKQSACVNKQRQRRQPRSAVACLSCRKRHIKCPGGSPCQKCITSNAICEYLEPSKKIVVSTKYLQQLQKDLNEKTEENNRLRALLLEKAVNKCDKYSSHEAEEHTNGTPTSDTLEVSSAPAAPIFDLMSYSNTTSDNDDDENSNRNGKGDTENKIALSSLNNRSYDHSLEKYYNKSIRIFTQPANATSDNNGAADGDDDDDDEDDEEISTNFAQRSGRLIESHNGFHYFVGSSSMTLFGLEIQSLVTKYISIKNFRPLPINTKNEILNSNLNPNINSFINSNNYLFSSFNFLNPISKIVNLNSINDNLSPLMFKIILKNDNDENSKQNAIHFQLPSYNYAKLLIDCFINYNDGCFYFFNEGLVKCGINKLYLENEWLYYDNTKKTVDNENDPVLQAVWFCKILLILAVGEMYLGSINNEMLKNYSNQPKLPGSKFFQMGSKIFNCLFSSERLENVTKKGGIEVLLLYAFFLQVADYTLASYFYFGQGLRTCLILGLHVDSQSDTLSRYEIEHHRRLWWTVYMFERMLSSKAGLPLSFTDYTISTALPADIDDEKPEHKDNHYVFRRAELISNCVTIVKINAQILSKLYQRQPETNIIITLKVVIKQLLQWRNNLSDFLQVDFTQKDEDFKISRLSTNMFTEYFQGINLAVRPLLFHFASIQLKRFKTSNTFINLQNYSTTISSLLTCSLHASVNTIRSLWSLLQNNMLAMFGYMDREYLFTSSCTLLLFNTAFGIHEQTLYHLDHSLEIFTQMRNLGNIPAGLRRAQLLTLMANLDFHGIMNDLITKYNDILKFDSMNCENDNETDNDNEIKIEREKGKVRKNTSHIDRSIIDCNKQNSSGNMIKHESIANIANILPDSTKSSISDYSNKNNGDGDVDDINISSTEPSTFFDIITASLENSYQTTLTKKGSQVMEKNMDQLDSVHNLNDDDLQQLLEDLGNIDHSDEKLWKEITDQAMWLGNTMDPTAAAGSEIDFTDYLGP, from the coding sequence ATGGTGACGGACCAAGAAAGCAGGCAACCGATATTTTCAAAGCAGTCAGCTTGCGTTAATAAACAACGGCAAAGAAGGCAACCAAGGTCTGCTGTCGCATGCCTTTCTTGTAGGAAACGTCACATTAAGTGTCCTGGTGGTAGTCCATGCCAGAAATGCATCACGAGCAACGCCATATGCGAATACTTGGAACCGTCAAAAAAGATTGTTGTGTCTACGAAGTATCTGCAGCAACTGCAGAAGGACTTGAACGAAAAGACTGAAGAGAACAATCGCCTCAGGGCATTGCTTTTGGAGAAAGCTGTTAATAAGTGTGACAAGTACAGCAGTCATGAAGCTGAAGAACATACAAACGGCACGCCAACTAGTGACACATTAGAAGTTTCTAGTGCTCCGGCAGCCCCAATATTCGATCTGATGTCCTATAGTAACACAACGtctgataatgatgatgatgaaaacagCAACAGGAATGGGAAGGGAGAtactgaaaataaaatcgCACTTTCTTCGTTAAATAACAGGAGCTACGACCACAGTTTGGAGAAATACTATAATAAGTCTATTCGTATCTTCACACAACCAGCCAATGCTACTAGCGATAATAACGGCGCTGCTGATGGtgatgacgacgacgatgacgaagacgatgaagaaatatcGACAAATTTTGCCCAGAGAAGCGGTAGACTCATAGAATCTCACAATGGGTTCCATTATTTTGTCGGATCCTCTTCGATGACTTTATTTGGGCTAGAAATTCAATCATTAGTGACCAAGTATATCTCAATAAAAAACTTCAGGCCCTTGCCAATAAACACGAAAAACGAGATTTTAAACTCAAATTTGAACCCGAATATTAATTCCTTCATTAACTCGAATAATTATCTGTTTTCATCcttcaactttttgaatCCCATATCGAAGATTGTCAATTTGAACTCGATTAACGATAATTTGTCTCCATTAATGTTCAAAATAATTctaaaaaatgataatgatgagaATAGCAAACAAAACGCGATACATTTCCAATTGCCTTCATACAATTATGCGAAACTTCTGATCGATTGCTTCATAAACTATAATGATGGCTGTTTCTACTTTTTCAACGAAGGGTTGGTTAAATGTGGCATCAACAAATTATATCTGGAAAATGAATGGCTGTACTACGAtaataccaaaaaaacggtggacaatgaaaatgaccCAGTATTACAAGCTGTTTGGTTTtgcaaaattttattgatcTTAGCGGTGGGTGAAATGTATCTAGGCTCCATTAATAAtgaaatgttgaaaaactatTCCAATCAACCAAAACTACCTggttcaaaattttttcaaatgggatccaaaattttcaattgtcTGTTTTCTAGCGAAAGATTAGAAAATGTAACTAAGAAGGGCGGTATCGAGGTCCTGTTATTGTACGCGTTTTTCTTACAAGTGGCTGATTATACTTTAGcttcttatttttattttggtCAAGGTTTAAGGACTTGTTTGATTCTAGGTTTGCATGTTGACTCTCAAAGTGATACACTATCCAGATATGAAATCGAACACCATAGGAGACTTTGGTGGACGGTTTATATGTTCGAAAGAATGCTTAGTTCAAAAGCTGGTTTGCCATTAAGTTTTACGGACTACACGATATCTACAGCATTACCAGCTGATAtcgatgatgaaaaacCGGAGCACAAGGATAATCATTACGTTTTTAGAAGGGCTGAATTGATTTCGAATTGTGTTACAATTGTCAAAATAAATGCACAAATCTTGAGTAAATTATATCAAAGGCAGCCTGAAACCAATATCATAATAACTCTAAAGGTAGTTATCAAGCAATTATTGCAATGGAGAAATAATTTATCTGATTTTTTACAAGTCGACTTCACTCAAAAGGACGAAGacttcaaaatatcaagattATCAACTAATATGTTCAcagaatattttcaagGTATCAATTTAGCTGTGAGGCCTTTGTTGTTTCATTTTGCATCCATCCAGTTGAAAAGGTTTAAGACAAGTAATACCTTTATCAACTTGCaaaattattcaacaaccatttcttctttgttaACATGTTCCTTGCATGCCTCTGTTAATACTATCAGATCTCTGTGGAGCTTATTACAGAATAATATGCTTGCTATGTTCGGGTATATGGATAGGGAATATCTTTTTACCTCTTCTTGCACTTTGCTATTGTTTAATACCGCCTTTGGTATTCATGAACAAACGTTATATCATTTGGATCattctttggaaatttttacaCAAATGAGAAACTTAGGCAATATTCCAGCAGGTTTGAGAAGGGCACAATTGTTAACCCTGATGGCCAATTTGGATTTCCATGGCATAATGAATGATTTAATCACTAAATATAacgatattttgaaatttgattCAATGAACtgtgaaaatgataatgagACAGACAACgataatgaaataaaaatagaaagGGAGAAAGGGAAAGTCAGAAAAAACACTAGTCATATCGATCGTTCAATTATAGACTGCAATAAACAAAACTCAAGCGGAAATATGATCAAGCATGAATCTATAGCGAACATTGCCAATATACTTCCTGATAGTACTAAGTCAAGTATAAGTGATTATAGCAATAAGAATAATGGCGATGGTGATGTTGATGATATCAACATCAGTAGCACAGAACCGTCTACTTTTTTTGACATTATAACTGCAAGTTTGGAGAATTCATACCAGACCACATTGACTAAAAAGGGATCTCAGgtgatggaaaaaaacatggACCAATTAGATTCCGTTCATAACCtgaatgatgatgactTACAACAGTTGTTAGAAGATTTAGGCAACATTGATCAttctgatgaaaaactttggaaagaaatcacTGACCAAGCAATGTGGTTAGGTAATACCATGGATCCAACCGCAGCGGCAGGGAGTGAAATTGACTTTACTGATTATTTAGGACCATAG